ATTTCCTCGTTTCCTTTGCGGTGGCGGCCGACACTCAGATCCTGCTGCTCGGCCGACAGGGCATCGAAGCGGCTGAGTTCGTGAACCCAGCGCTGGACGGCGACAAAGCTCGATCCGTCCAGTCCCGGTCCACGGCCCTGTACCACAGCAGCCGCCTCGGCGGCCTGGTCCTTGGGATTTTCCGTGCCGTCCTCGAAGCCGGTCAGGTCTTGTCCATCCTGGTACTGAAACCCGTCCACCGCTTCGCGCAGGTAAAACGCCGGCAGTACCGCGGCTTCCAGTTGCCGTGCCCGGTGCAGCAGCTGGCCGCGATCCCCACCGCGCAGCCACAGCCACAACCCTGCCGGCGTGGCGGGCACGTCCACGCCCGGGCCGCTCATGGCCGTGAACGGGCGCAGGCCCTGCACCCGCTGGCCTAGCGCCTGCGCCACCGAGCTACCGAGTCCTGCCACTACCTGCTCACCATCCACCACCGTGCACAGACGCGCCAGCGCGCCACCGACATCGCTGCCGACCGCCAAGTCAAAACTCAGGTAAACGGCCAGCGGCGGCGGCGGCAACAAAATGCCGGCTTGGGCAGAGGTCATGAGGCCACTCCGGGTCGGATCTGCCCACAGTTTAAAGACAAATACCCACCCGCCATCGTCGGCTGCTCGTTCACGGCCAGGCACGCTCGGTCGGCCGACAAAGCCGCTGACTACCGGCCTGCACCACGTCGCTCAGGAAAACGTAAGCCCACACGACCGGAAGGCCGGGCGAACATTGGACGCAGATGCCCAATCAGGGCCGCGGCGAGTCCGGGAGCTTCTACCCGGCCCAGGCGCGCAGCCGGGAGTACAGCTCGTCCTTCAGGCGTAGGCGCTCTTTCTTGCGTTGTTCGAGGTAGGCATCGGAGGTGTTCTCGACCCCGGTTTCTATGCGGTGCACTTCGTGGTCGATGTCGTGGTACTGCGCGAACATGGCCGCAAAGTGCGAGTCACCGAGCTTCAAGGCGTGGATGGCTTGGTCGTACTCCGGAAAATCGTGGTGCAAGTCGTGCTTTTCGAGGCTCATGGGGGCTCCTTCAAGGCCTGGCCAGGCGTCGGTCGCCCGGCATTGGCCAGTCAGGCTAATCGTGAGGGGTCACGGTTGCATTGACTGAGGGCAACCGGGGCCACTCGCATCGGCTTCGGTTCAGGAGACCGGCACGTAACCGAGCTGGGCTGCGAGCGTTACGGCGGCCCGCGTCGGCTGGTTCAGGTCCATGCTTGCGACCTGCGCGGGGCTGTACCAGCCGATGTCAGTCGATTCGTAGTTCTTGCGCGGCTGTGGGCGGCCGCTGACGCGTGATACATAGTTGATGAGCAGGAAGTGCCGCGGCTCCAGGAATTCCGGGCTCTCTATGCAGTCCTGCACGCACAGCCAGTCGGCGTGCTCGACCCGGATGCCGGTTTCCTCGCTGATTTCGCGCCGGTAGGCATCGAGCATGGTCTCGCCGTAGTGGATTTTGCCGCCTGGCAGACCCCACAGCCCAGACCACTTGGCGGTGCGTATCAGCAACATTTCGCCGCTGCCGGCCACTAACAGCCCGCCTACAGTGGCAATCACGCGCCGCTCGCTCGCCAGCAGGTGCTCACGGTCGATCAGGTCGATCAGGTCGCGTACCTCGGCAAAGGCGTGATCCGGGCGCTGCGCCTGCAGGCGCTCCTCGGTGGCGTAGCCATACAGCGCCGCTCCGGCGATGACCGCAGCCGCGTGGGCGGCCTCAAGGTCATGTGGCGTGTCGCCTACATACAGCGTCTCGTCGGGGCGAAATGGCGCCTGCGCGACGATTTGCCTGAGCACGGGAATCTTGTCCGCCGCGCCGCCACCGATGTGGCGGAAAAAACCACGCAGGCCAAGCCGCTCCAGCAGCGTGTCGAGTATCTCGGTCGGCACGCTCGAACAAATGCTCAGCGCCACGCCCCGCAAACGGCACAGATGCAGCAAGGCCGGCACATCGGCAAACAGCTCCGCCTGTGCCATGCGTGCGGCAAAGTGCCGAAAGAACACGGCATCAATGGTTTCGCGCGGCAGGTCGCCAATGAAACGGCGGTAAAAGCGTTCCACCGGCAGAGTGAACTCGCGCCGGTAAGTGTCCTCGTCGACCGGCGGTGCGCCGAAATGGGCCAGCGTGTCATTGGTGGCGGCCAGGGTGAGCGCACGGTCGTCGGCCAGCGTCCCGGCCCAGTCCAGAATCAGGTGACGGATCATCGCATCAGCAACCAGCGGTACAGCGGTGCCAGCGCAAGATAACTCAGGATCGAGGCGGTCAGCACGGCGCCATAAAGCTCGATATCCAGCCGGAAGCGATGCGCCAGGATCACCCCGACCGCCGGGCAGGCCGAAGCCATGACGACACCCAGTATCGCCAGCGTTTCGCCGCGCACCCCGAAGGCAAAGGCAAAGGCCAGACCCATCGCGGGTCCGGCCACCTGGCGAATGAACAGAGCTGGCAAAGCGACGGGCAGGCGGCGCAGCGCGCCCAGGCGCAGCGACAGGCCGACCACGAATACCATCAGCGGAATGCTGGCATCGCCGACGTAGCGCAACGCGGTCACGGCGCGTTCGGGCACCGGCATGCCCAGCAGATTGACGGCGAGCGCAATCATCACTGCCCAAGCCGGCGGCAGGCGCAGGATCTCCCGGCCCAGCGACAATCGCTCCTGGCCGGCTGCGTGACGCGCCGCCACCGCCACGCCGACGGTCCAGATCAGCAGGGTGGTGGCGATCAGGTCATACGCGAACACGGTTGCCATGCCCGTGTGGCCAAACAGGCTCACCACGACCGGTAACGCAATCGAGCCATTGGCGAAGCTCGCCGCCAGCAGCAGCGCGCCGCGTCCCCCCGGCGTCAGCCCGGACCGATTGCCCCACAGCCGATACACACCCGCCGCCAGGGCCAGACCGCCGAGGCTGCATACGTAACCGGCTGCTGGAATGATGGTCAGCGCCAGGTCCAGCCTGGCCTGCGACATGATGGCGAAGATCAGCGCCGGGCCGGTCAGGTAGATCATCAGCATGTTCAGCGCCAGCGCCATCTGCTGGGCGTCGACACCACCGGGCGCATGGCGCCGCCATAGCCAGCCAGCGGCGAGCGCGAGGAATACCGGTAACAGGTCCAAATACACGAGGGAATCTTCCGCAAAGGAATTACCACCGCAGTGGGCGCTGTGGCCCGCTGCGTGGGTGTGTGAGAGTCAGGGCGAGGCGACCGACCGTAAGTCCGTCAGGGCCGCGGTGGCTGGGTCGCCTGCATCGACGGCCGCTGGCTGAATTCGGACAGCCAGGCGGCAAGTGCCGGATGACCTTCGCGCCAGCCTACGTCCGGGAAGCGGAAATCGAGGTACTCCAGCGTCACGGCAAACTCGATGTGCGCCAAGGTCACTGTCGCGCCGAGTGTGGCAACGTCCTGCTCCATGACCGCAAGGCCACGGCCAATAGCGCGCTGCTGGCGGTCGGTCCACGGCGCCCAGCGTATGGCTTCCGGTCGCAGCAGTTCCAGACGGGCGGTGACGGCGGCGTCCAGCACCCCGTCAGCCAGAGCTGCCCGGCGCAGCAGGGCAATGCGCGCGGTGCCGCCCGGAATCAGCCGCGGCTGGGACGTCAGGGTGTCCAGGTATTCACAGATTACCCAGCTGTCATACAGACAACTACCGTCATCCAGGCGCAGCGCCGGCACCTTGCCCAGCGGATTGACCTCCAGCAGCGCGGTTGGGTCTTCCAATGGGCTGACGATGATTTCGCTCACCTGATCAGCGAGGCCTTTTTCGAGCAAGGTCACCCGCACCTTGCGCGAGTAGGGCGAGGGTTTAGCGTAAACGAGCTGCATCGGGAGGCTCCTGTCGTGGCTTAGTCAAAATCCTGTCTGCCGTAACTTTCGAAGCGCACCACCACCCGAGCCATCTCAGCGTGATCCAGCAGCACTGGCGCGCCCAGCGCCAGAGTGGCGCAGTACTGGCCAGCCAGCGCCTCGACCTCCTCGGCGAGGGCAAGCGCGGCATCAAGGCTTGCGCCCACGGCAATGGCGCCGTGATTCGCCAGCAGGCAGGCGTGGCGGTCTTGCAGGGCCACCAGTGCATTGGCCGATAACTCGGCGCTGCCAAAGGTTGCATAGTCGGCACAGCGCACGCTGTTGCCTCCGGCGATAGCCACCATGTAATGGAAGGCCGGCAGCTCGCGCCGCATGCAGGCCAACGTGCTGGCGTAGCGGGAATGGGTGTGGACAATCGCGGCCACCTGCGGTCGGGCGGCGTAGATATCGCAGTGGAATCTCCACTCGGACGAAGGCTTCAGTTGCCCTGGGGCGGCCACGCCGTGGGCGTCCAGGCACACCAGGTCGGCCGGGGCTAACTGCGGGTAGGGAATGCCGGTCGGCGTCACCAGCAACCCACCCGGCAAGCGAACGCTGAGGTTGCCTGAGGTGCCGCGATTCAGACCCAGGCGCACGCTGGCGCGGGCCGCCTCGACTAACTGTTGGCGAAGGGCGCTCTCGTCCAAGGGCGGACCGTGCGGCGGGGCGGGAGGGCCGGCCACAAGTGGGCGCCAGCCGGGCGCCGCAGTATGCCACAGGCAATGTCACAGCCTAGAATGCTGCACCTGCCGCTCGCCGGAGACAGCATGATCGATCTCTATATGTGGCCGACGCCCAACGCCCACAAGGTGACTCTGTTCCTGGAAGAAACCGGCCTGCCGTACCGGACGCACGCGATCAACATCGGCGACGGCGATCAATTCACGCCGCAGTTTCTGGCCATCAGCCCGAACAACAAGATGCCGGCCATCGTCGACCCGGATGGTCCGGACGGCCAGCCGATCAGCGTGTTCGAGAGCGGTGCGATTTTGATTTATCTTGCTGACAAGACTGGCTGCTTCATGCCCACGGCGGCACGTGCCCGCTACGACGTTCTGCAGTGGCTGATGTTCCAGATGGCGAGTGTTGGCCCGATGCTGGGCCAGGCGCATCACTTTCGCGACTACGCGCCCGAAAAACTGCCCTACGCCATCGACCGCTACACCAATGAATCGCGGCGCATCTACAACGTGGTCGAAAAGCGCCTGGCGGACCGCGACTACGTAGCCGGCGAGTACTCCATCGCCGACATGGCGATCTTCCCGTGGTTTCTGCACTACGAACGCCAGGGCGTGGACCTGGGCGAACTGCCCAGGGTCAAACGCTGGATGGATGCCATCAATGCCCGCCCGGCAACGTCACGCGCTTTGGCCGTCATGGCCGACCGGCGACCACCCAGGCCCGGTCCGCAGAACGACGAACAGCGCGAAATCCTGTTCGGCAAGAAACAGTTCCAGAAACGTTGAGGTTGGTCGTGCGAAACGTCATCGCCGTGGGTCTGTTGCTGGCGTGCGTCAGCGCCGGGGCACAGGTGCCGGGCTTGCGTGGCGTCGACCACGTCGGCCTGACCGTGCCGGACCTTAAACAGGCCGAGGCTTTCTTTGAAAAGTTGCTCGGCTGCCAGACACTGGCGCGTAACGGGCCGCTGCGGGCCGATGACGACTGGCTGGTCCGCCATGTCGGCGTGGATGCGCGGGCCGAGATTCGCGCCATGTCCCTTATGCGCTGCACCACTGGCGCCAACCTTGAACTGTTCGAATGGTCGGCGCCGGACCAGGACCAGCGCCAGCCGCGTAATAGCGACCACGCCGGACACCACCTGTCGTTTTACGTGGACGACATCGAGGCGGCCGCGCGTTGGCTGCGCGAGAGCGGCATCGAGACCTACGCTGGCCCGTTCAGCTCCACCCAGGGCGATTACGCCGGACAATGGGTGCTGTATTTCCGCACCCCATGGGGCGCGCATCTGGAGCTGGTGTCCTATCCCAAGGGGATGGGTTACGAGCGCAAGGGTGGCCAGCGCTTGTGGGATCCGCGAGCGCCCATAGCCCGCTGAAGCGTCGCTTGCCGGTTCAGCTGCTAAGGCGGGCCGAATAGGCCAGTACCTTTTCGAAGGCGTACGGCTCCTCGGCGCCGCTGTCCGGATCCCACAAGCTGCGACCGGGACGCTGCATCAGGTCGCCACCGTACACATGCAAGCCACCGTTCATGCCAGTCAACGGATTGGCCACGGCGTGGATCAGTTCCGGATCCATCACGAACACGTCGCCCGCGCGCAGGCTGCGTATGCCGTCGTTCTCCAGACCCTCGGCACCGCGTCGGTACAGGTGGTTGTCTTCTTGCCCGGCGTAGATGCCGATCACGCCCCACATGCGGTGGTTATGCACCGGACTCAGGCTGCCAGGTGCGCTGATGACGTGCGCCACGGTCAGCGACTCGGAGCGAAACAGCGGCACCACGCCCGGCTTGTCGGCACCCGCCGCGAAGGCAGCGGCAAGCGCCTGAGGCTCGCGCAGTGCCACGGTCAGTAACTCGGCAATGCCAGCCGCCGGGTTGGTACCGACCAACGCCGCCTGACACGCCGCGACAAAACGGTCGGAATCGAACATGACGGGCCTCCTTGTGCAACGGGCGCCCGCTGGCCACGAACACAGGCCACGGGACGGCAGGCTAGACTAGTACGTTAAGTCCGCTGACGCACCATCGCCTGTCACCCATGCCCAAATCGCGATCTCGCACCCCTGCCCGTCGTCGTCGCTGGATGGGCTGGCTTATGCCGTTAATCCTTACCGGACTGGCGGGGCTGGCGCTGTATGCGGTGCATCTGGATCGGGTGATCCGGCAAAAATTTGAAGGCCAGCGCTGGGCGCTGCCAGCCCGGGTTTTTGCCCGACCGCTCGAACTGTATGCCGGCGCGGCACTTAACCCGCGCCGTCTGAGTGAGGCGCTGGACCGGCTCGGCTATACCCGTGACGAGCCGATCGGCGCCGGCAGTTACAACATCCGCGGCACGCGCATGATTGTGTATACCCGTGGCTTCCAGTTCTGGGATTCGGTCGAGCCACCGCGCAAGGTCAACGTTCAGTTCGACGGCCAGCAAATCGCGGGGTTGCACACCGAAGAGGGCGAATTGCCGTTGCTGCGCCTGGAGCCCGAGTTTATCGGCGGTTTCTATCCGGCCAGCAACGAGGACCGCCTGCTGCTGCGCCTGGACGAAGTGCCGCAAGCGCTGGTACAGGCGCTACTGACGCTGGAGGATCGCGACTTCTACCGTCACCATGGCGTATCGATGCGCGCCATCGCTCGCGCCCTGTGGGCCGATCTTCGGGCTGGCGCGGTGGTCCAGGGCGGCAGCACCCTGACCCAGCAGCTGGTGAAGAACTATTTCCTTACCGCCGATCGCACGGTCTGGCGCAAGCTCACCGAAGCCATCATGGCGGTACTGCTCGAAACCCACTACGACAAGAACGAGATCCTCGAGGCGTATCTGAACGAGGTGTTCCTGGGCCAGATCGGCACCCGCAGCGTGCACGGCATGGCGCAGGGAGCAATGCTGTACTTCGGCCGTCCGCTCGGCGAACTCGATGCCTCGCAACTGGCCATGATGGCGGCCATGGTGCAGGCGCCGTCCTACTATGATCCACGCCGGCACCCGCAGCGCGCCACGGCGCGGCGCAACCTTGCGTTGCGTCTGCTGGCCGAACAAGGCTTGCTGACGCCGGATCAGGCCGCCGCCGAACAGGCCAAACCCCTGCGCGTGGTCAAGCGCACCGCCCTGACGCTGGCACGCTATCCGGCGTTTCTGGACCTGGTGCGGCGGCAGTTGCAGCGGGACTATCCGGAAGACGTGCTACGCAACGAGGGTCTGCGCATTTTTGCCAGCATGGACCCTGCGGTGCAGGCGGCCGCCGAGGCGGCCGCCACCAGCCAGGGCGAGCAGATTGCCGCTCAGCGCCGCTTGCCCAAGCTGCAAATGGCCGCGGTGGCGGCCGACATCGCCACCGGCGAGGTGCTGGCCCTGGTTGGCGATCGGGACCCGCGTTTCGATGGGTATAACCGGGCGTTGGATGCGCGCCGGCAAATCGGTTCGCTGGCCAAGCCGGCGGTTTACCTCACTGCTTTGGAGCAACCTGAACGCTTCAATCTGGCCAGCAGGCTCGACGACCGGCGCATGTCGGTACGGTTGCCCAACGGCCAGAGCTGGCGACCGCGCAATTCGGGCGACGATTACCGCGGCGAGGTGTCGCTGTTGCAAGCACTGGCTGAGTCGCGCAACAGCGCCACGGTCGCGCTGGGGTTGTAGGTGGGCGTGCCGGCGGTGCTCAAAACCCTGCGCTCGCTTGGCGTTGGACGCGAGCTGCCGGCGGTGCCGGCGGTGCTGCTGGGCGCGGTGGAACTCACCCCGCTGGAGGTGACCCGCATGTATCTGACGCTCGCCGCGGGAGGCTTCAGGCTTCACCTTCGCGCCATCCACGCGGTTACTGACAAGGATGGCAAGCCACTGGCGAGCTACCCGCTGTCGGTGGAACAGAAACTCGACCCGGGGTCGGTGTTCCTGGTCAACACCGCCCTGCAGGAAGTGGCCCGCAACGGCACCGCTCGCGCACTCGGGCGGGTGCTGCCGGGCATCAACGTGGCCGGTAAAACCGGTACCACCAACGACAGCCGGGATTCCTGGTTTGCCGGCTTTACCGGCAATACGGTCGCGGTGGTTTGGATGGGTCTGGACGACAATGGCGAGACCGGCTTGTACGGAGCCAGTGGCGCGATGCGTGTCTGGGCCGACATGATCGGTCGCCTGCCAGCTTCACCGCTGACGCTGGCCGAGCCGCAGGGGATTCAGTGGGTACAGGGACCCAAAGGGCCGTGGTTGCCGGCTGCCCAATGTCCGGGTGGTTTCGGTATCCCGGTGTTCGATGGCGGCGCCCCGCCGGGCGCGGTGCCCTGCGGCAGCATGTCGGCGCCATCTCCCGAAGAAGAGGACGACGAGTCATGGCGTTGGTTTCGCAAGCTGTTTTGAGGCGCGGCCGGCGACTGGCGCTGTGCGGGACGCTGCTACTCGCCGGTTGCATCGTTGCGCCGCCACAGCGGCCGGCTCCTGCGCCACCACCACCACCGCCCGCCGGGAGCGTACCGGCACCCCTGCCTCCGGCGCAGCCGCTGCCCCGTCCGCAGCCACCGGCGAGTGCGGTCATCCGTCCCGGGCCACCGCCATCGGCGCCGCCACCACCTGCGAATGTGATCCCGGCGCCCCAGCCGGCGGCCACCGGCTCGCTGGTAGCGCTTGCCGATCAGCAGGCAGCGGCCGGTGACTACGCGGCGGCTGCCTCACAACTTGAGCGCGCGCTGCGCATTCGGCCGCAGGATCCGGTGTTGTGGCAAAAGCTGGCCTGGCTACGCCTGCACAACGGCGAATGGGACCAGGCCGCGAGTCTGGCCGCCCGATCCAGCGCCCTGGCCGGCAACAACGCCACGCTGCGTTTGCAAAATCAGCGCATCGCCGATCTGGCCCGGGCTCGCCAGCGACCTTGAAGCACTGGCTTTTTTGGGGCCGCCGCATACCAAATCAGTGCGCCAGAAAACCCTTTCCGGCCGCGAACTGGGCGCACTGGTTGAGCGCCGAAAGAATCATGGCATGGCTGGCGATACCCTTGCCCGCAATATCAAAGGCGGTGCCGTGGCCAACGGTCATGAACAGGTACGGCATGCCGATGAAGCCACCGCAGTTACCCTCGAAACCCCAGGTCTTGAGTGCGATGTGGCCCTGATCGTGGCACATGGCCACGACCACATCGTAGCGGCCGTCGATGCAGTGACGAAACACCGTGTCGGGCGAAATCGGTCCGCTCACGTCGATGCCCTCGCTTCGTGCAATCGCCACGCCGGGCGTAATGGCGGCGTCCTCTTCAGGGCCGTGGGCGTGCGGGTTAAGACCCGCCACACCGATCCGCGGGCTCGCCACGCCCCAGCCGCGCAGGGTGTGTTCGGTCAGGCGGATCGAGTGCGCCACCAGGTCGGACGTCAGGCCGGCACACACGTCGCGTAAATAGATGTGATCAAAGATGTGGGTTATACGCAGCGGCCCCGAGAACAGGGTCAGCAGACGCTCACCGGGTTCCGCGTTCATCAAGGTGCCAAGCGCACCGGCAGCGGCCATCGCCTCGGAGTTGATCGGGCCCATCACCAGGCCCGCTACTTCGCCTCGGGTGGCCAGCGCCTGCGCCTGACCGATCCAGGTGGCCACGGCCGCACCGCACGGCGCCCGTTCTTCGCCAATCACGATTTCCGCCGGGTCCAGGACGCCGCTGTCGAGTATTGAAATCACGCGTGGGTCATTGCCGACCTCGGCGACCGAGCTGACCGGTTTGACGCCGAGGTCCACCCCGGCGACGGCGATTCCCCGGCGCATGGCATCGGCGCTACCGATGAAAAGCATCCGCGCTTTTTGTTGTGGTTCACCACTGGCCATGGCCTTGGCCAGGATCTCCGGACCGATGCCGCAAGGATCCCCAATGGTGACGGCGAGTGCGGGTTGATTCATGAAAATACCTGTGATTGTCAGTCTGTGAATGGGGGCTTGACCCAGACCCAAGCCACGGCGATTGTCCCCGATTCTAAGCCGTCCCTGGACAACAAAAACCCCGGGCTCCTTTCGGCGCCCGGGGTTTTTTTCTTGCGAAAAGGTGCGCGGCAGCGCTTACATCATGTCCATGCCGCCCATGCCACCCATTCCGCCCATTCCGCCCATGCCACCTGGCATGCCGCCGCCACCGGCTTCCTTCTTCTCTGGTGCTTCCGCCACCGCAACCTCGGTGGTGATCAGCAGGCCGGCAATGGAAGCCGCATTTTGCAGCGCTACGCGCGCCACCTTGGCCGGGTCCAGGATGCCCATGGCAAGCATATCGCCGTACTCGCCGGTGCCGGCGTTGTAGCCGAAGTTGGCGTCTTTGCTCATACGAACCTTGTCCAGCACCACCGACTGCTCGTCACCGGCGTTGGCGACAATCTGCCGCAGCGGCTCGTCCATGGCACGCAGGGCAATGCGAACGCCCACGTTCTGGTCCTCGTTGTCGCCCTTGAGGTCCTTGATCTTGACCGCGGTACGCACCAGCGCCACGCCGCCACCGGGCACTACGCCTTCCTCCACCGCCGCACGGGTCGCGTGCAGGGCGTCTTCGACGCGCGCCTTCTTTTCCTTCATTTCGACCTCGGTGGCTGCACCGACCTTGATCACGGCCACACCGCCAGACAGCTTGGCAGCGCGCTCCTGCAGCTTCTCCTTGTCGTAGTCGGAACTGGTGTCCTCGACCTGACGGTTGATCTGCTTGATGCGGGCCTGAATATCCGCGGCCTTGCCGGCGCCATCGATCAGGGTGGTGTTGTCCTTGTCGATTTGTACCTTCTTGGCTTGTCCCAGGTCTTCCAGGGTGGCCTTCTCCAGGGTCATGCCGGTTTCCTCGGCAATGACGGTA
Above is a window of Immundisolibacter sp. DNA encoding:
- a CDS encoding Dyp-type peroxidase, which encodes MTSAQAGILLPPPPLAVYLSFDLAVGSDVGGALARLCTVVDGEQVVAGLGSSVAQALGQRVQGLRPFTAMSGPGVDVPATPAGLWLWLRGGDRGQLLHRARQLEAAVLPAFYLREAVDGFQYQDGQDLTGFEDGTENPKDQAAEAAAVVQGRGPGLDGSSFVAVQRWVHELSRFDALSAEQQDLSVGRHRKGNEEIADAPPSAHVKRTAQETFTPPAFVLRRSMPWANGLEAGLMFVAFGHSFDAFEAQLRRMVGAEDGITDALFRFTRPVTGAFFWCPPVTDGRLDLRALGLG
- a CDS encoding YdcH family protein translates to MSLEKHDLHHDFPEYDQAIHALKLGDSHFAAMFAQYHDIDHEVHRIETGVENTSDAYLEQRKKERLRLKDELYSRLRAWAG
- a CDS encoding HAD hydrolase-like protein translates to MIRHLILDWAGTLADDRALTLAATNDTLAHFGAPPVDEDTYRREFTLPVERFYRRFIGDLPRETIDAVFFRHFAARMAQAELFADVPALLHLCRLRGVALSICSSVPTEILDTLLERLGLRGFFRHIGGGAADKIPVLRQIVAQAPFRPDETLYVGDTPHDLEAAHAAAVIAGAALYGYATEERLQAQRPDHAFAEVRDLIDLIDREHLLASERRVIATVGGLLVAGSGEMLLIRTAKWSGLWGLPGGKIHYGETMLDAYRREISEETGIRVEHADWLCVQDCIESPEFLEPRHFLLINYVSRVSGRPQPRKNYESTDIGWYSPAQVASMDLNQPTRAAVTLAAQLGYVPVS
- a CDS encoding AEC family transporter, whose translation is MYLDLLPVFLALAAGWLWRRHAPGGVDAQQMALALNMLMIYLTGPALIFAIMSQARLDLALTIIPAAGYVCSLGGLALAAGVYRLWGNRSGLTPGGRGALLLAASFANGSIALPVVVSLFGHTGMATVFAYDLIATTLLIWTVGVAVAARHAAGQERLSLGREILRLPPAWAVMIALAVNLLGMPVPERAVTALRYVGDASIPLMVFVVGLSLRLGALRRLPVALPALFIRQVAGPAMGLAFAFAFGVRGETLAILGVVMASACPAVGVILAHRFRLDIELYGAVLTASILSYLALAPLYRWLLMR
- a CDS encoding glutathione S-transferase family protein — encoded protein: MQLVYAKPSPYSRKVRVTLLEKGLADQVSEIIVSPLEDPTALLEVNPLGKVPALRLDDGSCLYDSWVICEYLDTLTSQPRLIPGGTARIALLRRAALADGVLDAAVTARLELLRPEAIRWAPWTDRQQRAIGRGLAVMEQDVATLGATVTLAHIEFAVTLEYLDFRFPDVGWREGHPALAAWLSEFSQRPSMQATQPPRP
- a CDS encoding class II aldolase/adducin family protein, producing the protein MDESALRQQLVEAARASVRLGLNRGTSGNLSVRLPGGLLVTPTGIPYPQLAPADLVCLDAHGVAAPGQLKPSSEWRFHCDIYAARPQVAAIVHTHSRYASTLACMRRELPAFHYMVAIAGGNSVRCADYATFGSAELSANALVALQDRHACLLANHGAIAVGASLDAALALAEEVEALAGQYCATLALGAPVLLDHAEMARVVVRFESYGRQDFD
- a CDS encoding glutathione binding-like protein — translated: MIDLYMWPTPNAHKVTLFLEETGLPYRTHAINIGDGDQFTPQFLAISPNNKMPAIVDPDGPDGQPISVFESGAILIYLADKTGCFMPTAARARYDVLQWLMFQMASVGPMLGQAHHFRDYAPEKLPYAIDRYTNESRRIYNVVEKRLADRDYVAGEYSIADMAIFPWFLHYERQGVDLGELPRVKRWMDAINARPATSRALAVMADRRPPRPGPQNDEQREILFGKKQFQKR
- a CDS encoding VOC family protein — protein: MRNVIAVGLLLACVSAGAQVPGLRGVDHVGLTVPDLKQAEAFFEKLLGCQTLARNGPLRADDDWLVRHVGVDARAEIRAMSLMRCTTGANLELFEWSAPDQDQRQPRNSDHAGHHLSFYVDDIEAAARWLRESGIETYAGPFSSTQGDYAGQWVLYFRTPWGAHLELVSYPKGMGYERKGGQRLWDPRAPIAR
- a CDS encoding tetratricopeptide repeat protein encodes the protein MIPAPQPAATGSLVALADQQAAAGDYAAAASQLERALRIRPQDPVLWQKLAWLRLHNGEWDQAASLAARSSALAGNNATLRLQNQRIADLARARQRP
- a CDS encoding PdxA family protein: MNQPALAVTIGDPCGIGPEILAKAMASGEPQQKARMLFIGSADAMRRGIAVAGVDLGVKPVSSVAEVGNDPRVISILDSGVLDPAEIVIGEERAPCGAAVATWIGQAQALATRGEVAGLVMGPINSEAMAAAGALGTLMNAEPGERLLTLFSGPLRITHIFDHIYLRDVCAGLTSDLVAHSIRLTEHTLRGWGVASPRIGVAGLNPHAHGPEEDAAITPGVAIARSEGIDVSGPISPDTVFRHCIDGRYDVVVAMCHDQGHIALKTWGFEGNCGGFIGMPYLFMTVGHGTAFDIAGKGIASHAMILSALNQCAQFAAGKGFLAH
- a CDS encoding TCP-1/cpn60 chaperonin family protein encodes the protein TVIAEETGMTLEKATLEDLGQAKKVQIDKDNTTLIDGAGKAADIQARIKQINRQVEDTSSDYDKEKLQERAAKLSGGVAVIKVGAATEVEMKEKKARVEDALHATRAAVEEGVVPGGGVALVRTAVKIKDLKGDNEDQNVGVRIALRAMDEPLRQIVANAGDEQSVVLDKVRMSKDANFGYNAGTGEYGDMLAMGILDPAKVARVALQNAASIAGLLITTEVAVAEAPEKKEAGGGGMPGGMGGMGGMGGMGGMDMM